GGCGCGCGCACGTGAGCGCTCGAGCCGGCCCCGATGACCGCGCCGCGCGTCAGCGTGCTCATGCCGGTCCACGACACGGCCCGCTGGGTCGAGGCTGCCTGCGAGAGCATCTTGCGCCAGACGCTGCGCGAGCTCGAGCTGGTGGTGATCGACGACGGCTCGAGCGACGACTCGGCCGAGCGTCTGCGGGCGCTCGCCGCGCGCGACCCGCGCGTGCGCCTCTCGTGCCGCCACAACCTCGGCTTGGTGGCGACGCGAAACGAGTTGCTCGCCCGCGCACGCGCTCCCCTGGTGGCATGGATGGATTCCGACGACCTCTCCGTGCCGGAACGCCTCGCCCTCCAACTGACTCGCTTCGAGGCCGAACCGACGCTCGTGTGTCTCGGCGGCTCGGTGCTGGAGCTCGACCCCGACGGCGAGCCGCTCCAGCGCATCTGTTACCCCGCCGAGCACGAAGCGATCGCCGAGGCGATGACTCGCGCAGGCGCCATGCGCTTCCCGACCACGATGATGCGCCGCCAGGCCGCGCTCGACGCCGGCGGCTTCCGCGAGCCGTTCCCGATCGGCGAGGACTTCGACCTGTGCTGGCGGCTGCTCGAGCGCGGCCGGCTCGCCAACCTGCAGCAGGTCGTCTTGCACTACCGACTGCACCCCCACAGCGCCTCGCAGCGGCTGGGCGCGCGCTGGGCCGCGTATCGCGACGCGATCCTCGAGCTGGCGCGCGAGCGGCGCGAGACGGGCAGCGACCGCCTCCAGCGCGGCGAGGGTTTGCAGATCGCCGCGACTTCTTCAGGCCCCGCCACGGACGACCTCGTCGAGTGTCACCAGCGCTTCGCACGTCAGGCGCTGGCTTCGGGCTATGGTCGCGTCGCGCGCAAACACGCGCGCCGTGTCCTGGCACTCGCACCGGCGAAGCTCGGCTCCTGGAAGCTCGCGGCGCGCGTGGCATTCGACAGCTCGCGCCAGGCGCTCACTCACTGGGCCGCGCCGCGCCGGACCTCGTAGACCCGCTCCGGCGCGTGGGGGAGCCACGGCTGGAGCCGAGTCTGTTCTCGCAGCTCGTCCTCCGGCTCCGGCGCGAAGGTGATCGCATAGGGCGCGGAGCTCCGGTCCACGTTCGCCGGTCCCTGGCCGAGATGCTGCCAGCTCGGCGGTCGGTCGAGCGCACGGAGGTTGTTCCACTCGAACCCGCCGTCGATCTGATCGGGCGTCACCTGCTCGGCCGCGATGAGTGCCTCGCCAACGCGCCAGACTCCACGGTTCCAGGCGAGATAGTCCCGGGTGGCGGCGGCGGAGAAGGCGAACGACAGCCCGGCCAGCGCGAAGCCTGCCCTCTGCCCCGCGCGCCAAGCGATCCCGCCGGAGCCGCCCAGTACCCAGGTCGAGATGCGCAGAGCGGCGAACGAAAAGCCGAAGGGCAGACAGAACAGCGCACCGCAGAACGCTTGCGAGAGCAGCGGCATGCTCTGTCCGTGAACCGCAGCGCGCCCTGCCGACCAGGGCCCGGACCGGAAGGCCGTAGGCCCAGTCGTCGTTGGACGGAAAGTCACCCACGGGATTCACCGCGGCCAGGGCGGCCAGCCAGAGGGCCGCGAGGCCGGCGACGGCAGTGACATCACGCCTGGTCTCGAGTTGCACGCTCCCCCCTTGCGCATGATCATCGCGTCCTGTTCGCACCCCTGCACTACGCCGCCCGGCGACTCCTGCGCCGCCGGTCTCTCTCGCTGCGCGACGTGGCGCGGCGCAGCTGGACCTTGCGTCCGGCCGAGCACGACACGCGTGGCCCGGCGGTCTGCCTGCCTGGCCAGCTCGACCGGATCGAAGCGGTCCAGGGAGACACCACGCTCGAGGCCGAGCGGAGGCGCGTGCTCGGGGGTCCGGTCGAGCACGCGGCGACCACACTGTTCGAGCTCCCCGACGCGGAGATCACCGAAGGGTCAGTCTGGGTGGCGGGAGCGCGCGTTCTGATGCTCCCTGGCTCGGTCCCACGCGCCGTGCTGTCATCTCGCGGCGAACGTATCGAACGCGCGGCGCTCGATTGCACGTGGGTCGGCAACCGGTACTTCGGTCACTGGCTGACCGATGATTCCACGCTGCACCTCCTGGTGCGGGAGCACGCCGATCCGATCGGACTCATGCGGCCGCCCTACACGCACGAGCCGGGATACTGCCATGAGTGGAATCTCACTCCTCGCAAGCTGTCCCGCGCGCGCGTGCGCTCGCTACTCGTCTGTGAAGACCACAGTCAGAACTCGCTCAAGAGAGACCGATACGGACGCCTGCGCACAGCGCTGGTCGGACGCGGCGGCTCGGGGCGCAAGAGTGTGTATCTGCGCAGGGGGAGCAGCGGCGTGTTGCGCTTGCTCATGAACGAAGACGAGGTCGAGAGCGCGCTCATACGGCGCGGCTTCACCGTCGTGGACCCGGCACGGGATGGCTTCGCGGAGCTGCTCGCCGCCTGTTCCGGAGCCGACTGTGTGGTGGGCGTCGAAGGCAGCGCGATGGCGCACGGAGTCATGACGGTGCGCGGCGGCGGGTCACTCGTGACCCTGCAGCCGCCCTGGCGCTTCAACTGTGTGTTCAAGGACTACACGGACTGCCTCGGTCTGCGCTATGCGTTCCTGGTCGGTGCGCGATCGGGCGACGGGTTCCGGATCGACGTGGGCGAGCTGGAACGCACGCTCGACTTGTGCGGCTGAGCCATGCAGTGGCTCGAGTCACGCTGGATCGGCGAACGCCTGGCCGAGATACCCGACGCGGACCTGTTTCCGCTGCTGGACCTCGGCTCCTCGACGCTGGACTTCCGCACCGAGGTCCAGCCATACATCGACCAGGCGATCTTCGCGCCCTTGCGCGCGCGCGGCGGGCGGATCTGGCACGTGGACGCCAAGAGCGGCGCCGGGGTCGACCTGGCGGGCGACCTGCTCGACGAAGCCTTCGTGGCGCAGCTCGCGAAGCTCGGAGCGCGGAGCGCGCTCGTGCTCAGCATCTTCCAGCACGTCGCGGACCGCCAGGCGCTGGCACGCTCCGTGCTCCGAGTCGTGCCGTCCGGCGGCTACATCCTGGTGAGCGGGCCGCGCCGTTTTCCCGTGCACCGCGACCCGATCGACAACCTGTTCCGCCCTTCGCCCGAGGAGGTCCACGCACTCTTTCCCGGCACCGAGCTCTTGAGCGCGAGAGTGCTCGACGCCGGCAACTGGCGGCAATGGCGCGCCGAGGAGCGCGGAGGGCGCTCGTTGCCCCGCTATCTCGTGCGCTTGTGTGCGCCGTTCTATCGGCCGAGAAAGTGGTGTGAGGTCGCCGTGGAAGCGCCCTATTTGTTCCGACACATCGAGACTTACGCGGTAGTGTTGCGGCGGCGATGAAGGACGCGAGCGTCGGCATCGTCGCGATCGGCCGCAACGAAGGCGAGCGCCTGCGGCGCTGCCTCGATTCGACCTGCGGCCGCGGGCGGGTCGTCGTGTACGTCGACTCGGGCTCGACCGACGGCAGCGTCGCGCTCGCGCGCTCGCGGGGGGCGGAGGTCGTCGAGCTCGACCCGCACGTTCCGTTCACGGCCTCGCGCGCGCGCAACGAGGGCTTCCAGCGCCTGCTCGAACGCGCGCCCGACACCGACCTCGTGCAGTTCGTCGACGGCGACTGCGAGCTCGACTCCGCCTGGCTCGAGCGCGCTGCCAGCGAGCTGGACCGCCACTCCGAGCTCGCGATCGTGTGCGGCCGCCGGCGTGAGCGCGCGCCCGATGCCTCGATCTACAACCGCTTGTGCGACATGGAATGGGATACACCGATCGGCGAGGCGACCGATTGCGGCGGCGACGGATTGGTGCGGGTCGAGGCGTTCCGCGAGGCAGGCGGCTTCGATCCGGCGCTGATCGCCGGCGAGGAGCCCGACCTGTGCCTGCGCCTGCGGGTGCGCGGCTGGAAGATCGTGCGCATCGATGCCGAGATGACCCTGCACGACGCCGCCATGACGCGCGCCAGTCAGTGGTGGGCCCGGGCCGTGCGCAATGGTCACGCGGCCGCGGAGGGAGTGACTCGCTACGGGGCCGGCGGCGAGCATCACCACGTGCGCCACGTGGCGAGCTTCTTGTGCTGGTCGGCGCTGCCGCTCGCCAGCCTGCTCGCGAGCGCCCTGGCCTGGTTCGCGGGCTCGCCGAAGCTGGCGCTGTGGCTGCCTCTCGCCGCGCTGGCCGCCCTGTGCGTGCCCGCCTGGCGAGCCGCGCGCACCCGGATCGCTCGGGGCGACCGGTTCAGTCACTCGCTGCTCTACGGGGCATCGTGTCTGCTCGGGAAGCTCCCCGCCGCCATGGGCGTGCTCCGGTACTGGCGCGACCGCAGGCGCGGGCGTTCTCGCGGCTGGATCGAGTACAAAGACCAGCCCGCCGGCCCGGGCGCGGGGGCCGCGCGGTGAACGCGCGCATCGCCTTGATCTCGCCCTGCCGCGACGAAGCACGCACGCTCGAGCGCACCATCGCCTGCATGGAGTCACAGACGCACGTGCCGGCGC
The nucleotide sequence above comes from Myxococcota bacterium. Encoded proteins:
- a CDS encoding glycosyltransferase, producing MTAPRVSVLMPVHDTARWVEAACESILRQTLRELELVVIDDGSSDDSAERLRALAARDPRVRLSCRHNLGLVATRNELLARARAPLVAWMDSDDLSVPERLALQLTRFEAEPTLVCLGGSVLELDPDGEPLQRICYPAEHEAIAEAMTRAGAMRFPTTMMRRQAALDAGGFREPFPIGEDFDLCWRLLERGRLANLQQVVLHYRLHPHSASQRLGARWAAYRDAILELARERRETGSDRLQRGEGLQIAATSSGPATDDLVECHQRFARQALASGYGRVARKHARRVLALAPAKLGSWKLAARVAFDSSRQALTHWAAPRRTS
- a CDS encoding glycosyltransferase family 61 protein gives rise to the protein MARRSWTLRPAEHDTRGPAVCLPGQLDRIEAVQGDTTLEAERRRVLGGPVEHAATTLFELPDAEITEGSVWVAGARVLMLPGSVPRAVLSSRGERIERAALDCTWVGNRYFGHWLTDDSTLHLLVREHADPIGLMRPPYTHEPGYCHEWNLTPRKLSRARVRSLLVCEDHSQNSLKRDRYGRLRTALVGRGGSGRKSVYLRRGSSGVLRLLMNEDEVESALIRRGFTVVDPARDGFAELLAACSGADCVVGVEGSAMAHGVMTVRGGGSLVTLQPPWRFNCVFKDYTDCLGLRYAFLVGARSGDGFRIDVGELERTLDLCG
- a CDS encoding glycosyltransferase, which gives rise to MKDASVGIVAIGRNEGERLRRCLDSTCGRGRVVVYVDSGSTDGSVALARSRGAEVVELDPHVPFTASRARNEGFQRLLERAPDTDLVQFVDGDCELDSAWLERAASELDRHSELAIVCGRRRERAPDASIYNRLCDMEWDTPIGEATDCGGDGLVRVEAFREAGGFDPALIAGEEPDLCLRLRVRGWKIVRIDAEMTLHDAAMTRASQWWARAVRNGHAAAEGVTRYGAGGEHHHVRHVASFLCWSALPLASLLASALAWFAGSPKLALWLPLAALAALCVPAWRAARTRIARGDRFSHSLLYGASCLLGKLPAAMGVLRYWRDRRRGRSRGWIEYKDQPAGPGAGAAR